The Xiphophorus hellerii strain 12219 chromosome 5, Xiphophorus_hellerii-4.1, whole genome shotgun sequence genome window below encodes:
- the LOC116719371 gene encoding uncharacterized protein LOC116719371, translating into MKTLVLFAFVVLGCSLAGARNVTKCELRQQLIVAFKSLPNNVTVNGLTEEVFLAKVVCHAERLSGFDTNAVTKLSHGTGKESQENPSESKSSESKEEDKNKGKGKGKENSKSSESNEDDVDVTLYGLFQLPGNLVCSSTNSTSLNICGINCNKLTDDDISDDITCVVTLINELVTKGFMAKNSKELWNSVKELIGGDCQKLDHYFSEC; encoded by the exons ATGAAGACTCTTGTGCTTTTTGCTTTCGTTGTGCTGGGATGCAGCCTGGCCGGAGCTCGAAATGTGACCAAATGTGAACTGAGGCAGCAGCTGATAGTGGCATTCAAGTCCCTACCAAACAATGTAACGGTGAACGGACTGACTGAAGAAGTCTTCTTAGCCAAGG tgGTCTGCCACGCGGAGCGTCTTTCAGGCTTTGACACCAATGCCGTGACCAAACTGAGCCATGGGACGGGAAAAGAAAGTCAGGAGAATCCAAGTGAGAGCAAATCCTCTGAATCTAAGGAGGAGGACAAGAATAAGGGGAAGGGAAAAGGCAAGGAGAACAGCAAGTCCTCCGAAAGCAACGAGGATGATGTAGATGTGACCCTTTACGGCCTTTTCCAACTCCCCGGGAATTTGgtctgcagcagcaccaacagcaCCTCACTCAACATCTGTGGTATCAACTGCAACA aactAACTGATGACGACATCTCTGATGACATCACCTGTGTGGTGACGCTCATCAATGAGCTtgt AACAAAAGGCTTCATGGCAAAGAACTCAAAGGAGCTTTGGAACTC TGTCAAGGAACTCATAGGTGGCGACTGCCAGAAACTGGACCATTACTTCAGTGAATGCTGA